GCGGCGTGGGCACGGGAGCCCGGGCCCCCGGCTGGGTGGCGCTGGACTCCGGCAGCCGTCACCTGGCCCTGATGGTCAGGGACTTCTGGAAGCAGTTCCCGGGTGAGCTGAGCGTCAATGGCAACACCCTCACGGCATCCTTGTTTCCGGCGCGTGGCGGCAGTGCGGAGACCACGCAGCCGGCGCTGTCGGGCAGCAGCTATCGCCGCGCGGAGAGCATGTACTTCGCGCGTCCAGGAGGCGCGAAGACCTACCAGTTGCGCTTTGCCTTCGGCAGCGGCACTCCGACCACCAACGCCCTCCATGCACTGAACGACAGCTATCAGCGCCACCGCCTGGAGCTGACGGCCACTCCGGCCTGGTACGTCTCCTCAGGTGTCTTCGGCGAGCTGAATGTCGGCACTCCGACCGGGGCCACCAGGGGCTACGACGCTGCCTTGATGGAAAACATCTACGTGAGGAGCGTCGAGCAGACCGATGGCAACGCCACCATGTTTGGCTGGCGCGACTTCGGCGACCGGCTGCGACCGGGCTGGGCGCTGGTGGTCAACGGCGTGGAAGTGCCCAGCTTCTACAATGACACCCATGTCGGTTCGAACAACTTCTTCACGCAGTTCCTGCGCAGCGGGGATCAGCGCTGGTTCGAGCTGGCTGACATCAGCACCCGTCACTTCATGGACTTCGACGTGTCCCATGGGCCTCGCGCCGGATACTGGAACACGGGAGGTCTGCCGCAGCCGGCGGGTGAGGTGCACGCCATCAACCATGAGAACGTGGACCACCAGGTCCGCAACCTGCACTGGGGCCACGCGCACGTGAGCGGCCTGAGCAACAGCTACCTGCTCACCGGCGACAAGCGCTCGCTCGACGTGCTCACGGAGATCGCCAACTGGTGGAAGTTCATGTCGCCATACTTCTTCAAGCGCCCGTTCAAGGCGGCGGACCTCCACCGCGAGGCCGAGCGTGACTTCGCCTGGCCCCTCTACGTGATGAATGAATACGTGCGGGCGACCGGTGATGCGACGTACCACAAGGACGTCGCGGGCGGTCTGGTCAGCTACCTCCTCCAGTGGTTCAGGACCCCGCTCAACCATGTGGGCTTCAACCCGGCGACGGGGAGCGTCTCCAACACGGTGCTCGGGGTGAACGATGCGGCCCAGGGGACGGGTTACTGGACCATGACGAAGATGGACAACAATGGCGGGTACAACGCCACCGGTACCAACCCCTGGATGGCGGGCGCGCTCCTGGGGAATCTCATCAAGTTCCGCGAAGCGGACCTCCAGTTCGCCGCCGCGGGCAAGGCGTCGGGGGTGAGCCAGTCCGCGCTCATCGACATGTTGCTGCAGGGCATGAACTACGTGGTCAAGTATGGCTACGACAGCAGCAAGAAGTACTTCGTGTACTCGGAGGTGATTCGCGGCACCAACGGTGGTGACAATCACATCATCTATGCGCTGGGCTACCTGGACCGCCTGTACAAGCAGGAGCTCGCGGCGGGCCGCGTGGCCCACCCGGAGTGGTTTGACACCCGGAGCACGTGGGGCACCATTGCCGCCCGTCGTTACGATGAGCTGCAAGCCATGGTGGTGGGGGCGAACACCCAGTCGTATGGCTTCTATGGCTACGAGATTGTCTATCCGGCCGACTTCTTCAGCGTGATGAAGGACACGCTCGGCCGGTAGGCGGGAGCCGGCTCACGGCCACCGCGCGGCGCTTTCAGCGATGGGGTTGGAAGGAGAGCCACCGCAGCCGCGCGGCTTCGGTGGCCTCCTTGACGCGCCGGTGGACGAGGACCTCGCCGTTGAACCGGTCCAGGCGGAACATCAGGGCCCCTCCAGTGTGCGAGGGGTCCAGCGGCGTGTCCCTGGGCACCATCCCGATGACGTTGATGGCCTTGTCGCCGTCCAGGCGCGTCTGGCCATCCTCGGAGAGGAGCACCGCCTCGTACGCGTCGAGGTTGGAGACCCCCGCCTGTCGCAGGACCTCGAAGAGCACCTTGCTGACCACCGGCGTCGAGTCGAACCAGTGAAGTGCCTGGGCCTGCTCGTCGCCGGTCACGATCTCGAGTTCGACCGGCAACCCGTCTTTCTCCAACGCGGCCCCCTCGTGCCGCAGGGCCGCGGCCGGTTTTCCGGCAACCTCCGCTGAACGCATGGGCGCTTTCTCAGGGGACTTCCTCGCATCGGCGGAGCGCGGCAGCATGGCGTCCGGGCTCGTGGGGAGAAGCGCCGCATGGACACACCGGTCAGCCTCGACTCTTGTCACACCATCCTGAAGACGGCCTTGCAGGCCTCCGCTCCGGAGACCTGGCCCCTCGGGCCGTTCGCCCTGGGCGGCCCCCGGCCGGTATGTCCTGCCGTGGGGCAGGTGGAGCTGGGGCTGTGGTTCGCGTCACTCGTGGCCCCGCTGCTTCGCGACAAGGTCGAGCAGGCCGAGGCGAGGCAGGTGCTGGAGCAGGTGCGGGGCTTCCTGGCGGAACGTGGGCGTGTCCCCTCCGAGGAGTGGAACCGGTACGCTCACGGCGGGACGATGCAGAGCCGCATGGGGCTCATGTACCAGCGGCTTCAGGCCTGCTCGGAATCGGTCCGCGGCGAGTCGGAGGCCCTCGCGGTGGCGCGCCGTGCCGCGGGAGCCGCGGCCTCGCTGTGCCGTGGAAAGGACGACGTCGTCTTCGTCCACCTCAATGCCTCGGTGGGGCGCGTGGTGCGGTTGCTGGAGGGGGCCGCGGGCGGGGCACTGATGCCGCTGCGCGACTTCCTCGCGGAGCTCGACGCCCGCATCCTCCGGCTGGAGTGCTCGGCGGCCATCGCCCCGTTGGTGCCCGGCGGTGCCGTCCCCGACATCGCCGAAGTGCTATGGCGGGGCGACGGGGGCAAGGGCCGCGTCCTCCACTTCATCGCGCGCCTGTCCGATGGAACCTACGGGCTGGTGACGAAGCTCGGCCGGCGGTGGGCCTGGGTGCACGGCAATCGCGACGAGGTGCTCGCCTCGGTGCCGGACACGCTCTTCCCCGAGGCTGCTCGCGCCGTGATGAAGGAGGACTGATTCATGACGCGGAAGAGTCCTGCGGCATCCGGGAGGCTCCGAGCGCTCCCGGAGCCATGGCATGCAGGAACGTGGCGAGCGCCATGGCCTCCAGTGCGTTGCTTGCCACGGAGCCCGGCAGGGGCCTCCCGAGTGCGGTGTCCTCATCTCCGCGGGGCCGCATCGAAGAACGCGACAGGGCCTGGAGTGCACCGAGCGCCCGAACGCAGAAGCATCCTGAGCTGCTGCCAGGGCCTCTGCGACCGTCATGGCTTCGGACCGCGCCACGCCCGCGCCCGCGGGCGAATCACTCAACGCGCACCGCCCTGGGGCTTCGCGTGCGGCAGTTGCCGGAGTACCGCGCTCCACCATGGCGCGAGGACCACGCGCGGCAGTTGCCGGAGTACCGCGCTCCACCATGGCGTGGGGACGCTTCGTATCCACGGGCGCAGCGCCCGGCCGAGGCGCCGCCGCGTCCTCATCCATTGCCGCCGCCGCGTCACAGTCGAGCGCTTGGTCCGAGGCCTTCGCGCCCGCTGGAGGCGGATGCGCCGCGCCAGCAGCCATTGCCGCCGCCGCGTCCAGGTCGGGCGCCTCATCCGAGGCCTTCTCGCTGTCTGGAGGCGGATGCGCCGCCGCGCCAGCATCCATTGCCGCCGTCGGTTCGCTGTCACGTGTTTCTACCGGGGCCTCACCTCCGTCCGGAGGCGACATGCCGCCAGGCCCCCGGGGAGCCGACTTCTCCCTGGGCGCCAGCGCTCGCCAGAGCGCCTCGGCTGACGCGAGCACGTCCTCTTCCGTGACTGCGCCTTCCCTCCTCATCGTCACCCGCCCCAGCTCTGCCAGCGCGCCCCACACCAGGCACGTCCTCGCCATCGTGGAACCTGGCTCCAGCGCTCCGTCACGCTCGCCCTGGCTGACGACCTCCCGGACCAGGTCTCGCACCCGCCAGCCTCGCTCGTCGTCCAACCCCTGCTCCGGACGGGCGTGCAGGAAGACGAAGCTGAAGACGCCGGGCATCCGCAATACGTAGTGGGCCAGCAGCCTCCAGAGGGCGAAGAAGCCTGCGCGAAAGCCCGCCCCCTCGTCCGTGCTGGCCATCTGGAACTCGTAGCGCGCATAGCGGTACAGCTCGTCGTCGGAGAAGTCCCGAATGGCCAGCGCACAGCCCCGCTTGCTGCCGTAGCGCCGGTACAGCGAGCCCACCGACATGCGCATCACCCGCGCCAGCTCCGCGGCCGGGGTGTTGTCGTAGCCCCGCTGCGCCATCACCGCCGCCGCCTCCTCCATCCGCGTGGCCACGAACTGCTGGTACAGCTCCATCATCTGCCCACCCCCTGCCGGACCGACCCGCCCGTGGAAGGAACGTTCCTTCCGCCAGAGCCTTCCTACCGGGTGGGGCTGACATGCAGACGGCGGACGACCGGGCAGGTTCGCTCGAGACCACGGCCCGCAGAGGCCGGAAGGTCCTTGCGGGTTCATGCGGTGCGGGGCTCCCTCCAGGCTTCGGGCCAGCCTCCCCGAGGGCCTGCCCGGGGCGTAGCCCGGACTTCCCTGGGGCGTGGGGCTCTGGCACGGCATGGTCCGCACGGAGGGCTGATCGTCCCTCCTTGGGGCTTCGGAGGAACGCTCACTCCACGAGGGCTCGCTCCCTCCGCCCTGTCAGGCAGGAGTCATCCGTGTCTTGAATGAGGCGCGGCGAGCCCGGGTTGTCAGGCGGTGTGCCGTGCGCGCGTCAAGGGACGCATGCTCGTCTGAATGCGCGGTGGTTGATTCGTCTGCTCGCCGGGGTGTCCGGCCGCACGGGTCCTACACGCCCTATAACGGTCCTAAGGTTGCA
Above is a window of Pyxidicoccus xibeiensis DNA encoding:
- a CDS encoding exo-rhamnogalacturonan lyase family protein, giving the protein MRLLINKETWLISSLTAVFLLACTGDAPSPSSQTPEDPPLAATSFQLTLTQTGAGTVSSSPLGVSCGATCAASFASGTAVTLTAEPAAGYSFGGWSGAGCTGKAACTTTLTADTAVEASFTPAAVAGAQYIPLSLAAGPAANKVPVRTGVPLPRGALSNISALRLETGDGSQEVPAQFDAISRWPDGSIKVALAHLVTDLGAARSYRVAYGDGVVRAALPRNVAIGGSPSTGLTVDTGLVKFTVSNKGVITQLWRDANGNGTFEAGEQLIDAGDLFMVNVYDNLEYTASAATDAVVTVEESGPMRAVIKAQGSLTSGSGAKLIKYLVRYYAHQGSDKVDLEVSIIDDRLEANVQSTPASFAIAAKAMGMRWRYLSDGAADYRFGGEGGVAYGAKVSGEHFLLQKGQFRFEDGVDLGHTFSYSGVGTGARAPGWVALDSGSRHLALMVRDFWKQFPGELSVNGNTLTASLFPARGGSAETTQPALSGSSYRRAESMYFARPGGAKTYQLRFAFGSGTPTTNALHALNDSYQRHRLELTATPAWYVSSGVFGELNVGTPTGATRGYDAALMENIYVRSVEQTDGNATMFGWRDFGDRLRPGWALVVNGVEVPSFYNDTHVGSNNFFTQFLRSGDQRWFELADISTRHFMDFDVSHGPRAGYWNTGGLPQPAGEVHAINHENVDHQVRNLHWGHAHVSGLSNSYLLTGDKRSLDVLTEIANWWKFMSPYFFKRPFKAADLHREAERDFAWPLYVMNEYVRATGDATYHKDVAGGLVSYLLQWFRTPLNHVGFNPATGSVSNTVLGVNDAAQGTGYWTMTKMDNNGGYNATGTNPWMAGALLGNLIKFREADLQFAAAGKASGVSQSALIDMLLQGMNYVVKYGYDSSKKYFVYSEVIRGTNGGDNHIIYALGYLDRLYKQELAAGRVAHPEWFDTRSTWGTIAARRYDELQAMVVGANTQSYGFYGYEIVYPADFFSVMKDTLGR